A DNA window from Castanea sativa cultivar Marrone di Chiusa Pesio chromosome 7, ASM4071231v1 contains the following coding sequences:
- the LOC142642315 gene encoding cold-regulated protein 27-like produces MGENLRPNIPDPDTTRGCRAELTRTNSDSSAITVDAVASTQPSPHSQIPPPKGQLTEWTDEKHSSYLDSLEASFITELHRSMHLRGLRSQDNMWRASSSEKPQAKTRNSSDQFVVLRDGCWQKINFERNDAFLDSTADSHVVLGTPWIHRITSSSKKRTVRSPDARGHGMVRNKAVHLKENFTSSCGSSRGLEQHSVCRPCHQDLVGSITEVSDQNFEDEDQVEMSSRVSMVKRLKTASVDATNNDQVVPVGKFRMTDVSTVNNASSEREQEGTYELLSEHPESFVCPKSDLHYCLKGS; encoded by the exons ATGGGAGAGAATCTCCGGCCGAATATTCCGGATCCTGACACAACTCGGGGTTGCCGGGCCGAGTTGACTCGGACGAACTCGGACTCCTCCGCCATCACCGTCGACGCCGTTGCTTCCACACAACCTTCGCCTCATTCTCAAATTCCACCGCCG AAGGGGCAGTTGACAGAATGGACAGATGAGAAGCACAGTTCATATCTTGATTCTTTAGAGGCATCATTTATTACTGAGTTGCACCGTTCCATGCATTTGCGTGGTTTGCGCTCACAAGATAACATGTGGAGGGCATCTTCATCTGAAAAACCTCAAGCCAAAACTCGTAATTCTTCAGACCAG TTTGTTGTTCTACGAGATGGCTGCTGGCAGAAGATTAACTTTGAAAGAAATGATGCTTTCTTGGACAGCACTGCTGATTCTCATGTTGTTTTAGGAACTCCATGGATACACCGCATTACATCTTCAAGTAAAAAGCGGACTGTGAGATCTCCTGATGCCCGAGGACATGGTATGGTTCGCAATAAAGCAGTCCACTTAAAAGAGAATTTCACTTCCTCCTGTGGATCTTCAAGAGGTTTGGAGCAGCACTCTGTTTGTCGCCCGTGCCATCAGGATTTGGTTGGCAGCATTACAG AGGTTTCAGATCAGAACTTTGAGGATGAAGACCAAGTAGAGATGTCAAGCCGTGTGTCTATGGTGAAAAGGTTGAAGACAGCTTCAGTTGATGCTACAAACAATGATCAA GTTGTGCCTGTTGGAAAGTTTCGTATGACAGATGTTTCAACAGTCAATAATGCTTCATCAGAGAGGGAACAAGAAGGAACCTATGAACTGCTGTCAGAGCACCCTGAGAGCTTTGTCTGCCCCAAATCTGATCTGCATTATTGTTTGAAAGGGAGCTGA